GATTTTTCCAAAGATTTCTTAGAAGAAAATCTTTACCAAAACATTAAATCAAAAATGGTTTGTAGAGCCGCAAAATCTTGCGACTTTGCAAAGAGAAAATCTCCTCGTGTTTGGGGATGCTGGTACCAATCAACTCAAAATGACCGGCGTTAAGAAAAATAAATGCCTGAAATCAGAAACCAGTTGTTCCAAATCTGTCACAATTTGAAAGGATTTCCGATGAAGCGAAGCAAGATGTTCCTCCTGGTCCTTCCGATTGTTCTGCTGCTTTTTTCCTGTTTTCCCATGAAAAGGCCTGTTCCAACCCGGGCGCCGGAAATCAGCATTATTCCCGCCCCGGCTCATCTAAAAAGAGGGACAGGATTTTTTGTTCTCACGCAAAAGACCCGAATTGTTGCGGACACAACCGATTCCTCGATTCGGCAGATTGTGCACTATTTTGCGGACCAGCTCGGGCGCTCGACGGGCCGGGTGCTTTCAATTTCGAACCAGCTTCCGCCAAATCCGGGATCGGTAATTCGCTTTCAAATTGTGTCTGACCAAACTCTGGGAGACGAGGGGTACCGGCTGACGGTCACGCCGCAGGCCGTTCAAGCGGAGGCCTATCGCCCGGCCGGGCTTTTTTACGCCGTACAAACCCTTTTTCAACTCCTTCCGCCGGACGTGTACGCCACCAGCGATCCCGCAAACGTCCGCTGGGTCATTCCGGTCGTTACGATTCAGGACAAGCCCCGCTACCCCTGGCGTGGTTTTATGCTGGATGTGGCGCGCCATTTTTTCACCAAAGATTTTATTAAAAAGCAAATTGACCTGCTGGCCCTGCACAAAATGAATCATCTCCACCTGCATTTGACCGACGACCAGGGCTGGCGGATTGAAATCAAAAAGTACCCGAAACTCACGCAAATTAGCTCCTGGCGCCGCACCGGCGACGGCACCATTACCGGCGGCTACTACACGCAAGACGACATTCGGGAACTGGTGGCCTACGCCCAAAAGCGGTTCGTTACCATTGTGCCCGAAATTGAAATGCCCGGCCACTGCCAGGCGGCTCTGGCAGCCTACCCGCAACTTTCCTGTACGGGCGGGCCGTTTCACGTGGCCACGGAGTGGGGCATTCACAAAGATGTGTACTGCGCCGGAAACGACAGTGTGTTTGTTTTTCTCCAGAATGTGCTCACGGAAGTCATGCAGCTTTTCCCGTCTCCGGTCATTCATGTGGGTGGGGACGAGGTTCCCAAAGACCGCTGGAAACAGTGCCCCAAGTGCCAGGCGCGAATCAAGGCAGAGGGCCTGAAAAACGAAGCTGAGCTGCAAAGCTATTTTATTCGCCGGATTGAAAAATTCCTCAATGCCCACGGCCGGCGGCTCATTGGCTGGGATGAAATTCTGGAAGGCGGTCTGGCGCCTAACGCCATTGTGATGTCCTGGCGGGGCACGCAGGGCGGCATTGCAGCGGCAAAGCAACATCACGATGTGGTCATGAGTCCCACAAATTACTGTTATTTCGATTACTACCAGGGTGACCCCCGGATTGAACCCCTGGCCATTGGTGGGAATCTGCCCATCGAAAAGGTGTACCAATTCAATCCCACACCCAAGGCCCTGACGCCCGAAGAGGCCAAACACGTGCTTGGCGGACAGGCCAATCTCTGGACGGAGTACATCGCCACGCCCCGGCACGCGGAGTACATGACTTACCCGCGTCTGGCCGCCATGGCCGAAGT
The genomic region above belongs to Calditrichota bacterium and contains:
- a CDS encoding family 20 glycosylhydrolase, yielding MKRSKMFLLVLPIVLLLFSCFPMKRPVPTRAPEISIIPAPAHLKRGTGFFVLTQKTRIVADTTDSSIRQIVHYFADQLGRSTGRVLSISNQLPPNPGSVIRFQIVSDQTLGDEGYRLTVTPQAVQAEAYRPAGLFYAVQTLFQLLPPDVYATSDPANVRWVIPVVTIQDKPRYPWRGFMLDVARHFFTKDFIKKQIDLLALHKMNHLHLHLTDDQGWRIEIKKYPKLTQISSWRRTGDGTITGGYYTQDDIRELVAYAQKRFVTIVPEIEMPGHCQAALAAYPQLSCTGGPFHVATEWGIHKDVYCAGNDSVFVFLQNVLTEVMQLFPSPVIHVGGDEVPKDRWKQCPKCQARIKAEGLKNEAELQSYFIRRIEKFLNAHGRRLIGWDEILEGGLAPNAIVMSWRGTQGGIAAAKQHHDVVMSPTNYCYFDYYQGDPRIEPLAIGGNLPIEKVYQFNPTPKALTPEEAKHVLGGQANLWTEYIATPRHAEYMTYPRLAAMAEVLWSPPEKRNWNDFFNRLLVQFKRYKVLGVHAARSLFAVDIAPEFNPAKKQWQVKLEPHMSQTEVHYTLDGSTPTLASRRYTSPFHLKHSAALRAAAFLGNKRVSDVSKMALLAHQALGCPVKLQSPYSPKYTAGEDFALTDGLFGTKFYRDGRWQGYEGTDFVGTVDLGKPVSVRKISVRFLQNTGSWIFLPLTVTFSVSQDGQNFTPVHTSVNRISPRVGDEVIVKTFHCAYSGAPVRFVRVHAKNRGVCPPWHPGAGGKAWLFTDEIVVE